One region of Plasmodium vivax chromosome 7, whole genome shotgun sequence genomic DNA includes:
- a CDS encoding hypothetical protein, conserved (encoded by transcript PVX_098895A), whose product MEAKRQSSVELICTERPGREPLDAAEQRDSHKDRKELLLRELHSMKMNLFDNSPFSNYIHFYEIYNNLKCIVKYEKEEPKGTWFLHPIGKKKTYILYLVYILFLLLSIFLLFRLQTVLRFPWGSSRHYHPWEIHFHVFSTFSVLAYCLLNLYIIFFAYKTFLHHVDVMCLIILQMLYNVYIREKNKEIYRNTETLIEGCKKMFSQLDRKFDNMVLLHADEVFNKFTNIFKYISRESYTTGGKIATPKKCGELFVEIGPRREGARGAPKKPTSDNLLCNKDAATAPAKRAVSVIINNDDLYEELNSPPGGDIPNYHYTHMSRRNIFNIFGNSIYSNIYNISNYMKCNHNYIHSLMIQKCSDKINYIKYFFFFIPYVINLCVNLLINFYILFSVYYYNNAIPLVPPYELAKMHIFNLRNYKGIYYILFIFLFNFFFFLYALFLCKLNIIHVFLNQIYKNCKYESIYYCEHVMNEIYENCIFPHIVQMVLNRKGANRAGLEGAKVVALLEKAPDQARWKGVSPDASQDYHVVVNNPDGTTNDAGNTLHGKNPNVHRNKSHDINLRTCQEADSFFGNKDSHRGYDVSECIKYFSMS is encoded by the exons CCCCTGGACGCTGCAGAGCAGAGAGACAGCCACAAGGACAGGAAGGAGCTCCTGCTGAGGGAGCTGCACAGCATGAAAATGAATCTTTTCGACAATTCGCCCTTCTCAAATTACATCCACTTTTACGAAATATATAACAACTTGAAATGTATAGTCAAGTATGAGAAGGAAGAGCCAAAGGGGACCTGGTTTCTACATCcgattgggaaaaaaaaaacctacaTTCTGTATCTTGTGTACATTCTCTTTTTACTGCTAAGTATATTCCTCTTATTTCGCCTGCAGACAGTGCTTAGATTTCCCTGGGGGTCCAGCAGACATTATCACCCGTGGGAAATTCACTTCCACGTATTCTCTACGTTTTCCGTTTTGGCATATTGCCTGCTAAATTtgtatatcattttttttgcctacaAAACGTTCCTCCACCATGTGGATGTCATGTGCCTCATCATCCTCCAAATGTTATACAACGTGTACATTCgagagaaaaacaaagaaattTATCGCAACACGGAAACTCTCATCGAGGGCTGTAAAAAGATGTTCAGCCAATTGGACAGAAAATTTGACAACATGGTGCTGCTCCACGCTGATGAGGTTTTCAACAAATTTACAAACATATTCAAGTACATAAGTAGGGAAAGCTACACgacggggggaaaaattgccACACCGAAGAAGTGTGGAGAGCTCTTCGTGGAAATTGGGCCCCGGAGGGAGGGCGCCAGGGGCGCGCCCAAGAAGCCCACCTCTGATAACCTCCTCTGCA ATAAAGACGCCGCGACGGCCCCCGCAAAGCGCGCAGTCTccgtaattataaataacgACGATCTATACGAAGAGCTGAACagcccccccgggggagacATCCCGAATTACCACTACACGCACATGAGCAGAAGGAACATTTTCAACATTTTTGGAAACTCAATTTATTCAAACATTTACAACATAAGCAACTACATGAAGTGCAATCACAACTACATCCACTCATTAATGATTCAGAAATGCAgcgataaaataaattacatcaaatacttctttttcttcattccaTACGTAATTAATTTGTGTGTAAATTTgctcataaatttttatatcctCTTTTCCGTGTATTACTACAACAATGCCATTCCTCTGGTCCCACCTtacgagctagccaaaatgcacatttttaatttgcgaAATTATAAGGGGATATACtacattttgttcatatttttgttcaatttttttttttttttgtatgcccTCTTCCTTTGCAAGCTAAATATCATTCACGTCTTCCTCAATcagatttacaaaaattgcaaatacGAGTCCATTTATTACTGCGAGCATGTCATGAATGAGATTTACGaaaattgcatttttccccacatTGTACAGATGGTACTGAACAGAAAGGGCGCCAACAGGGCGGGTCTTGAAGGGGCTAAAGTAGTCGCCCTGTTGGAGAAAGCGCCTGACCAAGCAAGGTGGAAAGGCGTATCCCCAGACGCTTCGCAAGATTACCATGTTGTGGTGAATAACCCAGACGGGACTACCAACGATGCTGGTAACACCCTGCACGGGAAGAACCCAAACGTGCACAGGAACAAATCGCACGATATTAACCTTCGAACGTGTCAAGAGGCAGATTCCTTTTTCGGTAACAAGGATTCCCACCGGGGGTATGACGTCTCCGAGTGCATTAAGTATTTCAGCATGAGTTAG